The genomic stretch CCGTGTCATATCGCGCTTTCAGGCAGCATGGCATAGGCGCGCTGGATGGGCAGCAGCACATACATCCGTCCCGGATCACGCAGCTTGCCTGCCGCGCGCCCTGCCTTGTCACCGGTACCAAAGAACACATCGGCGCGCTGCGCGCCCTTGATCGCCGATCCGGTATCTTGCGCGATCATCAGGCGGCGCAGTGGAAGCGCACCATCCTTTTCAATCCACACCGGCGCACCCAACGGCACAAAGGACGGATCAACCGCGATCGACCGCATCGTGGTAATCGACCTGTTCATCGCACCCAGCGGGCCACGGTCGGCAGGCACTTCGCTGACTTCACGGAAAAACACATATGAATCATTGTGGTACAACAGTTCGCGCCCGTCATCGGGATTGCGGCGCACCCAGTTCTTGATCACATCTGCGCTGACCTGATGGGCGTTATAGGTGCCGCGTCGCACCAGTTCGGCCCCGATGGAACTGTAATCACGGCCATTCGAGCCTTCGTAGCCGACCCGCAGAAAAGAACCATCCGGCAGGCGGATACGGCCAGAGCCCTGAATTTGCAGAAAGAACAACTCGACCGGGTCATCAACCCAGGCGATCTCTAACCCGCGCCCTGACATTGTGTCGCCGTCCAGAATGTCGCGTCTGGTCAGCCATGGACGGTTCACGCGGGCTTCGGGTGGCATGGAATAGACAGGAAAGCGAAAGCGCGGCGTTTGATGGCGCGATCCATCCAGTTCCGGTTCGAAATAGCCGGTAAACAAGCCATCATTGCCATCTTCGATCAGCACGGGACGGAACAGCAGTTCGAAGAAAGCGCGCGGCTCGGGATTTTGAGAGGCAAAGGCGCACAGGGCGCGCCAGTCCGGGTCTTTCAAATCCTGACAGGTGTTTTTGAATACGGCCAAAGCCGTGGCGTGGTCATCGGTCGCCCAGCCTTGCAGCTGGTCAAAACCAACGACCTGCACCCGTGTTTCTGACTGAACCGGTTGTGTCATCGCCGCCCCCGTAAGGATGCTGGCGACAACCCACCGCCAGATCACGCGTCTGTGGAAACCAGCAGCCAATTTGGATCATCCGAACCCATGGTCCGCGCAAAAGACCATGTGTCTTTCTGGCGTTTGATTTCGGTTGTGCTGCCCTCAACGATATCGCCGCCCTTGTCACGCACGGCAGAGGTCAGTTCGGCGACGAAACGTATGGTCAATTCAGCCTCGTTTGTTGCAGAGTCAAAGGTGGCTTCGGTCAGCTTGACCTCGCTGATGCCGATAAAGTTGACATCGATGGTCAGCCCCTGATCTTCGCGCGCGGCCACGCCGTCGACAAAGCTTTCATAGATCTCTTCGGACAGGAACGGCTGGATCTGCGCCAGCTCGCCCTTTTCATAGCCCAGAACGATCATTTCATAGGCACCGCGCGCGCCGCCGAGGAAATCCGACACGTTGAACGACGGTTCGACCCGTTTCATACCGGCCAGCGCTTTGGCGTCGTCACTGTCTTCGGGAACGTGATCGGTGATGTCCAGATCGGGACCACCTTCGATCACGGCGAATTCCGGGCGCGTCGCATCTGTCGCCTGTTTGCTCACCGGCGGCTTTTCAAAGCCGTCACGGGTGCCCAGGACACTTTTCAGACGCAGAATCAGAAAAATGGCGATGCCAGCCAGAACCAACAATTGGATTAGGGGCGTTTGCATTGAAAATAACCTCTTTCAGGCGGAAAAGTGGTAACCCGCGTTGTTGAGCATTATGTAGGTGCTGAGGCGCACCAAGTCCACCGCGCCCACAGGAAAGGATCGTTTGTATGTGGTTGTTTTTGGCATTTCTCGCCGTGCCATTGATCGAGATTACGCTTTTTATTCAGATCGGTGGTGTCATCGGGCTGGGCTGGACCCTGTTTATTGTCATCGCCACCGCCATTCTGGGCACCTATCTGCTGCGTCAACAAGGTATGCGTACTCTTGAAAAACTGCGCACCTCGGTGAACGAGCTGAATGACCCGACCGAACCGCTGGTGCATGGGGCGATGATCCTGTTTGCAGGCGCATTGTTGCTGACACCGGGGTTCTTTACCGACGCCGTGGGCTTTTCGCTGATGATCCCGCAAGTGCGGTCGTGGATGTTTCAGGCCATGCGTAGCCGGATCACCGTTTCGGGGTTTGCCACCGGCCCGCAACATGCGCAGCGCCAAGCCCAGCGCCCCGATGTGATTGATGCCGATTATCAGGACGTTACCCCCGACCGGCAAGAACCCAAGGGGCCATCGGGCTGGACCAAGCCGTAAGGCATGGCATTGAGCACCGACCGGCAACCTGCTATTGCGGGAAAAAGTTATTCAACAGGAGAATTCAATGGCTGAAACAGACGGTCAGGCACCGCAGCAACCGGCGCAACCGCAGATGCGCATATTGGGCCAATTCATTCGGGATATCTCGTTTGAAAACATCATGGCGCAAAAAGGCGCACCACAGGATGTGCAACCCGACGTGCAGGTTCAAGTCAACCTTGATGCCAAAAAGCGTACCGCAGAGAACCAGTATGAATCTGCCATCAAGCTGAACGTCACATCCAAAGCCAAAGACGGTGACGCCACGCTGTTCGTTCTGGAAATCGACTATGTCGGTATTTTCCACATCGAAAACGTGCCCGAAGACCAGATGCATCCGTTTCTTCTGATCGAATGCCCGCGCATGATTTTCCCATTCCTGCGCCGCGTGGTCAGCGACATCACCCGCGACGGTGGTTTCCCGCCGCTGAACCTGGAAAACATTGATTTTATTGCCATGTATCGCAATGAAATCGCGCGTCGTCAGGCGGAAAACCCGCCCAAAGCCGACGCTTGATCTGATAAACGCTGAGGGCCGATTGCGGCCTTCAGCGTTTCGCCCATAAAGCTGCGTCACCCATTTTCTCGACAAATGTAGCGTGCGCCCGTGCTTCTTCCTCTGTAATCCGAGACGGCAGCGCGGCGGGGCGCGGCTTGGGTGTCCAGTCGGGCACATCGGTTTGCGTTTTTTGCGAACCGCTTGCGGACAGCCCGAAATCAGGTTGCCGCCCGCCGATCAGCTCCAGATAAACCTCGGCCAGAATTTCACTGTCCAGCAAGGCGCCGTGCAGGGTTCGCGCATCGTTGTTGATGCCAAAACGGCGACACAGCGCATCAAGCGACGCGGGCGAGCCGGGAAAGCGTTTGCGCGCGATTTCCAGCGTGTCGATGGCGCGGTCATAGGGGATTTGGGGCAGGTTCATCCATTGCAGCTCGGCGTTCAAAAACTTCATGTCAAAGGCCGCGTTGTGGATCACCAGCTTGGCATCGCCGATAAAGTCCAGGAATGCCTGACCGACGGCCGCAAACTTGGGCTTGTCACGCAGGAAATCATCCCCCAACCCGTGCACCTGAAATGCCTCGTCGGGCATCGAGCGTTCGGGGTTGATGTATTGGTGATAGGTCTTGCCTGTTGCCATATGTCCCATCAGCTCGACCGCGCCGATCTCGACGATGCGATCTCCGCTGAACGGATCAAAGCCGGTGGTTTCAGTGTCCAGAACGATCTCACGCATCTTGTAAACCTGCCTTGATTGTCTGCACGATGGCCTGCACCTGCGCGCGGGCGTGATCCATCGTATCGGTGATGACGACATAGTCGGCCCGCGCGACCTTGTCATCGTTGGGCATTTGTTTTGCCTTGATCTGCTCGAACTGGGACAAGGTCATAGTGCCACGGTCCAGAACCCGTTTTTGCTGTATTTCAGCTGGAACAGAGACACATACAACGGCATCCATCGCCTTGTTCCCGCCGGTTTCAAACAGCAGGGGGATGTCGAACACCAATATGTCGGATTGCGCCGCGTCGATGAATTCCTGCCGGTCTTTTCCCACCAGCGGATGCACGATTTTCTCGATCCGCACCAGCAATCCCGGATCCTCGGCGATCAACGCACGCAGTGACGGACGCGACACGGCATTGTCGATCACCGCGCGCGGTTCCAGCGCGCGCATCGGCTCAACCGCGCTGCCGCCTTTGGCATAGATCCGGTGCACGGCGGCATCGGCATCCCAAACGTCACAGCCTGCCTCGGCGAACAATTTCGCGGTGGTCGATTTGCCCATGCCAATCGACCCGGTCAGCCCCAAACGAAAGCTCATCGCAAGGCCGCCGCGCGCGCTGCGCTGTCGACAACCGGACGCTGTCCGAACCAGCGTTCGAAGCCCGGCACAGCCTGATGCAAGAGCATGCCCAAACCATCCACCACCACACAGCCCTGCTCTTCAGCAGTGACCAGCAGCCTGGTCTTGAGCGGTGTATAAACCAGATCAGTCACCACCGTGCCGCGCCGCAACCCGTCCAGCGGAACCCGCAGTTCCGATTTTCCGATCATGCCAAGCGAAGTGGTGTTCACCGTCAACACCGCATCGTCCAGCATATTACCGGCCTGCACCCAGTCATAAACCTGCACCCGGCTGCCAAAGTCGGACGCCAGCCGTTCCGCCCGCACACGGGTGCGGTTGGTCAGCATGATTTCAGGCACCCCTGCGTCCAGCAGCGACGCCACAACCGCGCGCGCAGCACCGCCCGCCCCCAGAACAGCGGCCGGGCCAGATTGCGGCACCCAACCCGGCGCGCCGGACTTCAGGTTTTCCAGAAACCCGTAACCGTCTGTATTGTCGGCCTGAATCTTACCGTCTTTGCGAAAGATAATCGTGTTCGCCGCGCCAATCAGCGTTGCGCGATCGGTCACCAGATCGGCAATCTGCATCACGGCTTCTTTGTGGGGAATGGTGATGTTTACCCCGACAAAGCCCATGCCGGGAAGGGTGCGCAAAACCTGTTCCAGATTTTCCGGCTCGACATGCAAGGGGATGTAATACCCCTTCAGCCCCAAAGTTTTCAGCCAGTGGTGCTGCAACTGTGGTGATTTGGAATGGGCAACAGGCGCGCCGATCACGCCTGCCAGTGGAATTTTCGTATCAGTCACGCCTGAAGAACTCCTCGGACTGTGAGAAAGGCCAGAAGCTGTAAAAGTGGCATACCCAGCACGCTAAAGTAATCCCCTTCGATGCTGGCCATCAACCGCACCCCTTCTTCTTCTATCTTATAGCCGCCGACGCTGTGGCGGATGCTGTCCCAGTTGCGGTCAACATAGTCATGTACATAGGCATCCGACGCTTCGCGCATACGCACGCGCACCTGTCCGATGTGGCGCCAAATCGGTTCGCCGTTCTCACAGATCACCGCAGCCGACAACAAGCTGTGTGTATCGCCGCGCAGGGTGGTCAACTGTGCCACGGCCTGTTCGGGCGTTTCCGGTTTCGACAGCAACGTGCCACGGTGGTCCAGCACCTGATCGCAGCCCAACACAAATGTACCCGGCATCTTGTCGCTGATCTTGCGTGCTTTGATCTCGGCCAGAGTATCCGCAATGTCGCGCGGCCTGGCCTGTTCGGCCAGCATTCCCGCCTTAACACTTTCTTCATCAACGCGTGGTTTCATGACCTCAAAGGCGACACCTGCCTGTGTCAGCATTTCCGCCCGAATGGACGACCCAGAGGCAAGGATGATGGACTGTGGCATGTGGATAACCTTGTGCGAAAACCATGTGCAGCGCGTTGGTCCTTTTGTGGGAATTCTGCGCAGCGGGTTCAATCCCGAATTTCGCCGGCTTTTTGCCCGGCTTCACCGCCGTTGTACCCCCATGCACAAGGATAAGACAGCACCTGTTGGCGAAGATGTTATTGTTACAGTCTCCACAAAGTTATCCACACACCGTAGTGAAATTATCAGGTTTAATCATTTGAAATTAAATGATTATTTTTCCATTCTGCTTTGGTGGCAAATTCAGGGTAAAGTTTTCCCACTGTGCATAACCCGGTGTACGAACCATTAATCCACAGATTTCAAAGCCCCTACTTAATCATCAACCTTTCTTTTCTCTTCTATTTATTATTAGTAAGAGACCAAGAGCAGGGGGCCCCATGATCGACATTCTGAGCAACTGGTATCCCTACATCAAAGCGTTGCACATCATGTCAGTGATCGCGTGGATGGCTGGGTTGTTCTATCTGCCGCGTCTGTTCGTGCATCACGTCGAAACAGCCGGCCTGAGCGGGCCCAGCCATGACCTGTTCCTGATGATGGAAGAAAAATTGCTGCGGGTGATCATGAACCCCGCAATGATCTCGACCTGGCTCTTTGGCCTGCTGCTGGTGATGACACCGGGGATCGTCGGCTGGGATATGGTCTGGCCGTGGACCAAAGGGCTGTCGGTTCTGGCAATGACAGGGTTTCACATGTGGCTGGCACGCCAACGCAAGAACTTTGTCGCGGGCGAGGGGCTGAAAACCGGCCGCACCTATCGCATGATGAACGAGCTGCCAACGCTGCTGATGATCGTTATTGTACTGTCTGTGGTCGTGAAGTTCTGATTTTATTGACTCCGGCACCGCTTTTGCCTATCTGAGCGTAAGCACCCCGTTCGGGGACCGCATCTAGCGATATATTTTTGATTTGGGACAGCCAGGTTTGCGCCGGCTGCGACGTGTTTGCATGACAACTGAAACAATCGAAGCAACTGAAACAGTTGAATGCCTGACGTTGGCCGAGTTGAAGGCCAACAGCCCCAAAGATCTGCTGGCGATGGCCGAAGAGCTTGAGATCGAGAACGCCTCGACCATGCGCAAGGGCGAAATGATGTTCCAGATCCTGCGCGAACGCGCCGATGAAGGCTGGGATGTCTCCGGCGACGGCGTGCTGGAAGTGCTGCAAGACGGTTTCGGTTTCCTGCGCTCGCCCGAGGCTAACTATCTGTCCGGTCCCGACGACATCTATGTGTCGCCCGAGATGATCCGCAAATATTCGCTGCGCACCGGCGACACCATCGACGGCGGTATTCGCGCGCCGGACAATGATGAACGCTATTTCGCGTTGACAGATGTGGCGAACATCAACTTCGAAGATCCCGAAAAGGCCCGTCACAAGATCGCCTTTGACAACCTGACGCCGCTGTACCCCGACGAGCGCCTGACCATGGAAACCGACGAACCCGCGACCAAGGACCGGTCGGCGCGGATCATCGACCTGGTGTCGCCCATCGGCAAAGGCCAGCGGTCGCTGATCGTGGCGCCGCCGCGCACCGGTAAAACGGTTCTGTTGCAAAACATCGCCAACAGCATCGAACGCAACCACCCTGAATGCTACCTGATTGTTCTGCTGATCGACGAGCGGCCTGAAGAGGTCACCGACATGCAGCGTTCGGTCAAGGGCGAGGTTATCAGCTCGACCTTTGACGAACCCGCAACGCGCCACGTCGCCGTGTCGGAAATGGTCATCGAAAAGGCCAAGCGTCTGGTCGAGCACAAACGCGACGTGGTGATCCTGCTGGATTCGATCACCCGTCTGGGCCGCGCGTTCAACACCGTCGTGCCGTCGTCGGGCAAGGTTCTGACCGGTGGTGTGGATGCAAATGCCCTGCAACGCCCGAAGCGTTTCTTCGGTGCTGCACGGAACATCGAAGAGGGCGGCAGCCTGACCATCATCGCGACTGCGCTGATCGACACCGGCAGCCGCATGGACGAGGTGATTTTTGAAGAGTTCAAAGGCACCGGTAACTCGGAAATTGTGCTGGATCGCAAGATCGCGGACAAACGCGTGTTCCCGGCCATCGACATCCTGAAATCCGGCACCCGGAAAGAAGAGCTGTTGGTCGACAAAATCGATCTGGCCAAAACCTTTGTCCTGCGCCGCATTCTGAATCCGATGGGCACCACCGACGCCATCGAATTCCTGATTTCGAAGTTGAAGCAGACCAAGACAAATTCGGATTTCTTCGATTCCATGAACACCTGACCCTTGGGGGCGTGACCGATGGATACGATTTTCGCCCTTGCGACGGCGCAGGGCCGCGCAGGCGTGGCCGTTGTGCGCGTGTCGGGACCGTCAGCGCATAACGTCGGCCGCTTGTTGTGCGAGAGCCTTCCCGATGCGGGAAGCTTTGCTGTTCGCGCTCTGCGATCCGGCGGCGAGCTGTTGGATCGTGCGCTGGTGCTGACTTTTGCTGCGCCACACAGTTTCACCGGCGAGGATGTGATCGAATTGCATCTGCACGGCAGCATTGCGATCATTCAAAGGGTGCTGACCGCCTTGGGTGATTTCGATGGTGTGCGTCTGGCCGAACCGGGTGAATTCACCCGCCGGGCTTTGGAAAACGGCAAGATGGATCTGGCGCAAGTCGAAGGTCTGGCCGATCTGATAGATGCCGAAACCGAATTCCAGCGCGCCCAGGCCATGCAAACGGTCGAAGGGGCGTTAAGCAATGTGGTCGAAGAGTGGCGCGCGCGATTGATACATGCGGCGTCATTGCTTGAGGTGACAATTGATTTCGCGGACGAGGATGTGCCTGTCGATGTTGCGCCCGAGGTTACCGGACTGTTGGCAGATGTGATTGCGCAGGTTTCTGACGAGGTGTCTCGATCTTATATAGGTGAACGTGTGCGCGTCGGGTTCGAGGTGGCGATTGTTGGGCTGCCGAATGCCGGAAAATCAACTCTTCTCAATGCGTTAGCTGGACGTGATGCAGCGATTACGTCAGAATATGCGGGCACCACCCGCGATGTTATCGAAGTGCGGATGGATCTGGATGGATTGCCGGTCACGTTCCTTGATACCGCAGGCCTGCGCGAAAGCGACGATCATGTGGAAGCAATCGGGATTGAACGGGCGATTGCACGTGCCAGTAAAGCGGACCTGCGCGTGTTCCTGACGGATGATGTAACCGAATTGCCTCTTACGCCCTCACCGCACGATATTGTCGTGGCGCCAAAAGCGGATTTGCGCAGCGATGGGACAGGTGTTTCCGGTATCACCGGCGCGGGTTTGACTGTTCTTGTTCAGGATGTGAAGGCAGTCTTTTCCGGAATGGTCGCACAGGCCGGCCTGACGTCGCGCGTGCGTCACCGCACCTCGCTGCAATCCGCCGTCGCGGCATTGGAGCATGCGTCGCGCCTCGTCAATCAGGGACCAGAGGTATATGATTTTGCAGCAGAGGAACTTCGCACAGCGATTCGAAGTCTTGAGTTTCTTGTTGGACGTATCGACGTAGAGAATCTACTGGATGAGATCTTTTCCAGTTTTTGTTTGGGCAAATGACAGGAGTGTTTCACGTGAAACATTTTGACGTTGTGGTTATTGGTGGCGGTCACGCGGGCGCGGAAGCTGCCCATGCGGCTGCACGCATGGGTGCCAATACGGCGCTCGTGACCATGAACCTGTCTGGAATTGGCGTAATGTCCTGCAATCCCGCGATTGGTGGCTTGGGCAAGGGGCATCTTGTGCGTGAAATCGACGCTATGGATGGCGTTATGGGCAAGGTTGCGGACAAAGCGGGTATCCAGTTTCGCTTGCTCAATCGGCGCAAGGGCCCGGCTGTTCAGGGCCCGCGTGCGCAAGCGGATCGGGAGATCTATCAACGCGAAATGCTGGCCGCTACAATGTTGCAGACGAATTTGACCATTGTTGAAGGCGAGGTTGTCGATCTCAAAATGTCCGGTCAGCGTGTCACCGGGGTGGAACTGGCAGACGGCACACTTGTAGAGTCCACCGTGGTAGTCTTGACGACGGGCACATTTTTGCGCGGTATCATCCATATTGGCGACGAAAGACGATCTGGCGGCCGAATGGGTGACAAAGCATCTGTCCGTTTGGCAGAGAGGATCGACGCTTTTGGACTTCCGTTGGGCCGATTGAAAACAGGTACACCGCCACGTCTGGATACACGCACGATCAACTGGGACATTCTGGAAGAACAACAGGGTGACGAAGACCCCGCATTTTTCTCGTTCGAAACAACAAGATTGTCCGCGCGTCAGGTGTCCTGCGGGATTACCCATACGAATGAGCAAACTCATGACATCATTACCAGGAATCTGTCGCGGTCTGCGATGTACGGCGGTCATATCGACGGAAAGGGGCCACGCTATTGCCCTTCTATCGAAGATAAAGTTGTCCGCTTTGCCGACAAAACATCTCATCAGGTGTTTCTGGAGCCAGAAAGTCTGAGCGGGAACACGGTTTACCCTAACGGGATTTCGACCTCATTGCCTGTCGATGTGCAAGAAGCATATATCCATTCCATACTTGGACTGGAACAGGCCGATATATTGCAGCCTGGCTACGCGATCGAATATGACTATGTCGATCCGCGCGCGCTTGATGCGACGTTGCAACTGCGCGCAACCACACATCTTTTCCTGGCAGGGCAGATCAACGGCACAACAGGCTACGAAGAGGCGGCGGCGCAGGGTTTGGTGGCCGGGCTTAACGCAGCATGTCTGGCGCAGGGGCGCGATCCGGTGCACTTCGGTCGCGCAAACAGCTATATTGGTGTCATGATCGATGATCTTACAACCCGAGGTGTGACCGAACCCTATCGTATGTTTACTTCGCGTGCCGAGTTTCGCCTTTCCTTGCGTGCTGACAACGCTGACCAACGTTTGACTCCGCTGGCGATAGACCTGGGTGTTGTTTCCGCGCGCCGTCGCGAGCAGTTTGAAATCAAACGGAATGCTCTTGAGGCCGGATATCAGGCTTTGCAACGAGATTCATATACGCCGAAGCAGATCAACAGCGCAGGAATCGCAGTGAAAGAGGACGGCGTGCGCAGAACGCCGTACCAGCTGTTGTCCTTTCCTGACGTTGGTTTTGATGACGTTGTGCGTTTGCAGGCTGATCTTGGTGTTATTGAGGGACCCATTCAAACGCAATTGTCGCGCGATGCGTTGTATGCGAACTATGTTGATCGCCAACAGAAAGACATTGATCGCCTTCAAAAGGATGAGGCTCAGAAAATTCCAGCGGACTTCAAATATGCCGGGATTAGCGGCCTTTCCAACGAGTTGGCGGCAAAGCTGGAAAAGATTCAACCGGGTAATCTGGCCCAGGCAGCACGCGTAGAAGGGATGACCCCGGCGGCTCTTGCGTTGTTGTTGGCCAAGCTTCGCCAGCATCAGAAAAGATCAGCATGACAATAGTACCGGATTGGCTTGATGAGATTGTTTCACGTGAAACATTGGAAGACCTCGAGAAGTTTCATGCACTGTTTCTAAGGTGGAATGCCAAGATCAATTTGGTTTCGCGCTCCAGCGCGCCAGAGCTGTGGAACAGGCACATTTGGGATTCAGCTCAAGTTTGGCAGATTGCACCGAAGGCGGCACATTGGGCAGACTTTGGCAGCGGGGGCGGATTCCCGGCAATTATTTGCGCAATATTTGCCAAAAATACCAACGCTGAAACACGCTTTACATTGGTTGAGAGCGATCAGCGTAAGGCGACCTTTCTGCGCACGGCTTTGCGGGAATTGGATCTGAATGCGACTGTGGTGGCCAAAAGGGTGGAATCGCTTGATTCCTTAGGCGCTGACATCATTTCCGCGCGGGCTTTGTCGCGCTTGACGGATTTATTCGAGTTCGTGGCACAACACATGACACCAGGCGGGCAAGCGTTGTTTCCCAAGGGTGAAATTTGGCAGACAGAACTTGAAGAAGCGCAGAAAACGTGGACATTCGACTATAAAGCGCACACAAGTCATACGGACGCTCAAGCGGCTGTTTTGCAGGTCAAGGAGTTGAAGCGTGGTTGACCCAACACGTCCCATAGGACCCAAAATCGTGGCGATCGCCAACCAGAAGGGTGGGGTTGGCAAAACGACCACCTCGATCAATTTGGCTGCTGCTCTGGCTGAACTGGGCCGGAAGGTGTTGCTTGTCGACCTTGATCCGCAAGGGAACGCATCAACCGGGCTGGGGATTGAAGTTGATGACCGGGTTTTGACGACATATGAATTGCTGCTGGAAGATGTTGATCTGGAAGCAACGATTCTGGCTACCGCATTCGAAAACCTGTCGATTATTCCGGCAACAGTTGATCTGAGTTCCGCGGATCTTGAGTTGATTTCAAATGAGAAGCGCAGTTTCCTTTTGCATGACGCCTTGCGTCAGATTCAGATGGACGCTTTTGCCTTTGATTATGTCCTAATTGACTGTCCACCGTCGTTGAACCTGTTGACCGTAAACGCAATGATAGCATCGCATTCGGTGCTTGTGCCGTTGCAGTCAGAATTTTTTGCCCTCGAAGGATTGTCGCAATTGATGCTGACAATTCGCGAAGTTCGGCAGTCCGGGAACAAGGATTTGCGGATCGAGGGGGTCGTTCTGACAATGTACGACCAGCGGAATAACCTGAGTTTGCAGGTCGAACAGGATGCGCGCGACAATTTGGGCGATCTCGTCTTCAAGACGGTGATTCCCCGCAATGTCAGAGTTTCCGAAGCGCCGTCGTTTGCCATGCCGGTTTTGAACTACGATCCTGCATCGCGCGGTGCGAAGGCATATCGCCAGCTGGCTAAGGAATTCCTACACAACAATGCACAAACGAAAGTAGAGGCCTGATATGGTACCCAAGGATAAAAAACGTGGTCTGGGCCGTGGGCTTTCGGCGTTGATGGCAGATGTGAACGAGGCCGAGCAGGTGACACAAGAGAGTGTTGCGTCGGGGGTTCGTACAGTTCCGATTGAGCAAGTAAAGCCCAATCCGGACCAGCCGCGCAAACGTTTTACCC from Pseudosulfitobacter sp. DSM 107133 encodes the following:
- a CDS encoding MltA domain-containing protein, which produces MTQPVQSETRVQVVGFDQLQGWATDDHATALAVFKNTCQDLKDPDWRALCAFASQNPEPRAFFELLFRPVLIEDGNDGLFTGYFEPELDGSRHQTPRFRFPVYSMPPEARVNRPWLTRRDILDGDTMSGRGLEIAWVDDPVELFFLQIQGSGRIRLPDGSFLRVGYEGSNGRDYSSIGAELVRRGTYNAHQVSADVIKNWVRRNPDDGRELLYHNDSYVFFREVSEVPADRGPLGAMNRSITTMRSIAVDPSFVPLGAPVWIEKDGALPLRRLMIAQDTGSAIKGAQRADVFFGTGDKAGRAAGKLRDPGRMYVLLPIQRAYAMLPESAI
- a CDS encoding Tim44/TimA family putative adaptor protein, coding for MQTPLIQLLVLAGIAIFLILRLKSVLGTRDGFEKPPVSKQATDATRPEFAVIEGGPDLDITDHVPEDSDDAKALAGMKRVEPSFNVSDFLGGARGAYEMIVLGYEKGELAQIQPFLSEEIYESFVDGVAAREDQGLTIDVNFIGISEVKLTEATFDSATNEAELTIRFVAELTSAVRDKGGDIVEGSTTEIKRQKDTWSFARTMGSDDPNWLLVSTDA
- a CDS encoding FxsA family protein, with translation MWLFLAFLAVPLIEITLFIQIGGVIGLGWTLFIVIATAILGTYLLRQQGMRTLEKLRTSVNELNDPTEPLVHGAMILFAGALLLTPGFFTDAVGFSLMIPQVRSWMFQAMRSRITVSGFATGPQHAQRQAQRPDVIDADYQDVTPDRQEPKGPSGWTKP
- the secB gene encoding protein-export chaperone SecB, coding for MAETDGQAPQQPAQPQMRILGQFIRDISFENIMAQKGAPQDVQPDVQVQVNLDAKKRTAENQYESAIKLNVTSKAKDGDATLFVLEIDYVGIFHIENVPEDQMHPFLLIECPRMIFPFLRRVVSDITRDGGFPPLNLENIDFIAMYRNEIARRQAENPPKADA
- the dnaQ gene encoding DNA polymerase III subunit epsilon; translated protein: MREIVLDTETTGFDPFSGDRIVEIGAVELMGHMATGKTYHQYINPERSMPDEAFQVHGLGDDFLRDKPKFAAVGQAFLDFIGDAKLVIHNAAFDMKFLNAELQWMNLPQIPYDRAIDTLEIARKRFPGSPASLDALCRRFGINNDARTLHGALLDSEILAEVYLELIGGRQPDFGLSASGSQKTQTDVPDWTPKPRPAALPSRITEEEARAHATFVEKMGDAALWAKR
- the coaE gene encoding dephospho-CoA kinase (Dephospho-CoA kinase (CoaE) performs the final step in coenzyme A biosynthesis.); the protein is MSFRLGLTGSIGMGKSTTAKLFAEAGCDVWDADAAVHRIYAKGGSAVEPMRALEPRAVIDNAVSRPSLRALIAEDPGLLVRIEKIVHPLVGKDRQEFIDAAQSDILVFDIPLLFETGGNKAMDAVVCVSVPAEIQQKRVLDRGTMTLSQFEQIKAKQMPNDDKVARADYVVITDTMDHARAQVQAIVQTIKAGLQDA
- a CDS encoding shikimate dehydrogenase, which encodes MTDTKIPLAGVIGAPVAHSKSPQLQHHWLKTLGLKGYYIPLHVEPENLEQVLRTLPGMGFVGVNITIPHKEAVMQIADLVTDRATLIGAANTIIFRKDGKIQADNTDGYGFLENLKSGAPGWVPQSGPAAVLGAGGAARAVVASLLDAGVPEIMLTNRTRVRAERLASDFGSRVQVYDWVQAGNMLDDAVLTVNTTSLGMIGKSELRVPLDGLRRGTVVTDLVYTPLKTRLLVTAEEQGCVVVDGLGMLLHQAVPGFERWFGQRPVVDSAARAAALR
- a CDS encoding nucleoside triphosphate pyrophosphatase, whose translation is MPQSIILASGSSIRAEMLTQAGVAFEVMKPRVDEESVKAGMLAEQARPRDIADTLAEIKARKISDKMPGTFVLGCDQVLDHRGTLLSKPETPEQAVAQLTTLRGDTHSLLSAAVICENGEPIWRHIGQVRVRMREASDAYVHDYVDRNWDSIRHSVGGYKIEEEGVRLMASIEGDYFSVLGMPLLQLLAFLTVRGVLQA
- a CDS encoding CopD family protein translates to MIDILSNWYPYIKALHIMSVIAWMAGLFYLPRLFVHHVETAGLSGPSHDLFLMMEEKLLRVIMNPAMISTWLFGLLLVMTPGIVGWDMVWPWTKGLSVLAMTGFHMWLARQRKNFVAGEGLKTGRTYRMMNELPTLLMIVIVLSVVVKF
- the rho gene encoding transcription termination factor Rho, with amino-acid sequence MTTETIEATETVECLTLAELKANSPKDLLAMAEELEIENASTMRKGEMMFQILRERADEGWDVSGDGVLEVLQDGFGFLRSPEANYLSGPDDIYVSPEMIRKYSLRTGDTIDGGIRAPDNDERYFALTDVANINFEDPEKARHKIAFDNLTPLYPDERLTMETDEPATKDRSARIIDLVSPIGKGQRSLIVAPPRTGKTVLLQNIANSIERNHPECYLIVLLIDERPEEVTDMQRSVKGEVISSTFDEPATRHVAVSEMVIEKAKRLVEHKRDVVILLDSITRLGRAFNTVVPSSGKVLTGGVDANALQRPKRFFGAARNIEEGGSLTIIATALIDTGSRMDEVIFEEFKGTGNSEIVLDRKIADKRVFPAIDILKSGTRKEELLVDKIDLAKTFVLRRILNPMGTTDAIEFLISKLKQTKTNSDFFDSMNT